A single region of the Verrucomicrobiota bacterium genome encodes:
- a CDS encoding DUF1287 domain-containing protein produces the protein MDMKQNFSRYPQNWGLKGPDKNIDHRRVPNLQTYFKRRGWEIPISTESRGYRPGDLVTCTVPPNLPHIMIVSDRTNAAGRPFVIQNIGAGTQEEDRLFEFKITGHFRIKKGEAAASGK, from the coding sequence ATGGACATGAAGCAGAACTTCTCGCGTTACCCACAGAACTGGGGACTCAAAGGACCGGACAAGAACATTGATCATCGTCGCGTCCCCAACCTGCAGACCTACTTCAAACGCCGCGGGTGGGAAATCCCCATCTCGACGGAGTCCCGCGGCTATCGCCCCGGCGATCTGGTGACGTGCACTGTGCCTCCCAATCTTCCGCACATCATGATCGTAAGTGATCGGACCAACGCGGCTGGACGGCCTTTCGTGATTCAGAACATTGGCGCGGGAACGCAGGAGGAAGACCGGTTGTTTGAATTCAAGATCACAGGCCATTTCCGGATCAAAAAAGGCGAAGCGGCCGCTTCAGGCAAATGA